In a genomic window of Thermoprotei archaeon:
- a CDS encoding hydroxymethylglutaryl-CoA synthase gives MLMVSDVAIIGYGVYIPMYRIPHKEIAEIWGRGGRGIPPNEKAVAGPDEDTVTISVEAAINALNRAKIDPQDLGAVYVGTESKPYAVKPTSTIVAEAIGATPNPLAADFEFACKAGTEAFIAVLGLVASNNIKAGMAIGADIARGRPSDELEYTTGSGAAAYILAQNDNDAIAKIEGMYTYVTDTPDFWRREGQYFPMHTYRFTGDPAYFTHIENAAKGLMNKLGLKPSDFRFVSFHQPNVKFPLQAAEDLGFTLDQVKPTLLNPVIGNAYAGSSLLGLAAVLDISKPGDRLLVVSFGSGAGSDAISIIVEDGIETKRDLALKVTDYISRRVQISYGHYVRFREKLKE, from the coding sequence ATGCTCATGGTATCGGATGTTGCAATAATAGGTTATGGGGTTTATATACCGATGTATAGAATACCTCACAAGGAAATCGCTGAAATTTGGGGTCGTGGTGGTCGAGGTATACCACCTAATGAGAAAGCCGTTGCAGGTCCTGATGAGGATACTGTGACTATTTCTGTAGAGGCTGCGATCAATGCACTTAATAGAGCTAAAATTGATCCACAAGATCTTGGCGCGGTTTATGTTGGCACGGAATCAAAACCTTATGCCGTTAAGCCAACTTCTACTATAGTTGCTGAAGCTATAGGTGCTACACCAAATCCATTAGCAGCAGATTTTGAGTTTGCATGTAAAGCAGGAACTGAAGCGTTCATAGCAGTTTTAGGGTTAGTTGCATCTAACAATATTAAAGCTGGGATGGCAATAGGAGCTGATATTGCGAGAGGAAGACCTTCAGACGAGCTAGAATACACTACTGGTTCTGGTGCTGCAGCATACATTTTAGCACAAAATGACAACGATGCGATAGCTAAAATTGAGGGTATGTATACATACGTTACTGATACGCCAGATTTTTGGAGACGTGAAGGGCAGTATTTTCCGATGCATACTTATAGGTTCACAGGTGATCCGGCATATTTTACACATATTGAGAATGCTGCAAAGGGTCTTATGAATAAATTAGGACTAAAACCGTCAGACTTTAGATTTGTCTCATTTCATCAACCTAACGTGAAATTTCCGTTACAGGCTGCTGAAGACCTTGGTTTCACGCTAGATCAAGTAAAACCAACACTTCTTAATCCTGTTATAGGCAATGCATACGCAGGATCATCACTTTTAGGCCTGGCAGCGGTATTAGATATTTCTAAACCTGGTGATAGGTTATTGGTGGTTTCTTTTGGTTCTGGGGCAGGGTCTGATGCTATTAGCATAATCGTAGAGGATGGTATTGAAACAAAGAGAGACTTAGCATTGAAAGTTACAGATTACATCTCCAGACGAGTGCAAATCAGTTATGGTCATTATGTTCGTTTCAGAGAGAAATTAAAGGAGTGA